One region of Streptomyces leeuwenhoekii genomic DNA includes:
- a CDS encoding winged helix-turn-helix domain-containing protein, producing the protein MTVSPDDPRNAYEQVADDLRKKIASGTLKAGQRLDGNAKMAERYGVAAMTIRHALDILRKERLIVSQQGRGTFVASDPESADSAERATQMVGELGEIKAALELINSRLDRLEEQVRERP; encoded by the coding sequence GTGACTGTGAGCCCTGACGACCCCCGTAACGCCTACGAGCAGGTAGCCGACGATCTACGGAAGAAGATCGCTTCCGGAACTCTCAAGGCTGGCCAGCGGCTCGACGGTAACGCCAAGATGGCGGAGCGCTACGGCGTTGCTGCGATGACGATCAGGCATGCCCTAGACATCCTGAGGAAAGAGCGACTGATCGTCAGTCAGCAGGGGCGTGGGACTTTCGTGGCCAGCGATCCAGAAAGCGCAGACTCAGCCGAACGAGCCACCCAGATGGTTGGCGAACTAGGCGAGATCAAGGCTGCACTGGAGCTGATTAACTCGCGGCTCGATCGGCTTGAGGAGCAGGTACGCGAGCGTCCTTGA